A part of Chthoniobacterales bacterium genomic DNA contains:
- a CDS encoding class I SAM-dependent methyltransferase — protein MKAYQPLDWDIDFLADNPVVRTKRFGMPKEAKSVRYPIRLLRYWFGYHLLRVEAGRAGRPLDVAEIGVHTGQFLEFVRSAPVVPALGTWTAVDAVMLTEKLRKAGYDDFFEANLEDPAFDLPRDYDAAVLLHVLEHLFEPEAVLAKIARRIRPGGVLIGGFPVLPDFLVATRQASVRKTAGPMGHVSVFSPERVRKMGEAAGCTTEFVSGAFLMRSKGSSLENSAAWMRFNLRWGGAFPWWPGEIYWLMRKR, from the coding sequence TTGAAAGCCTATCAGCCCCTCGACTGGGACATCGATTTTCTCGCCGACAATCCCGTGGTGCGCACGAAGCGCTTCGGAATGCCGAAGGAGGCGAAGTCCGTTCGCTACCCGATCCGCCTGCTTCGCTACTGGTTCGGCTACCATCTGCTGCGCGTGGAAGCCGGGCGCGCCGGCCGCCCGCTGGATGTCGCCGAGATCGGCGTGCACACCGGCCAGTTCCTGGAATTTGTCCGGTCCGCGCCGGTGGTGCCGGCCCTGGGCACCTGGACCGCCGTGGACGCGGTGATGCTCACGGAGAAACTCCGCAAGGCCGGCTACGACGACTTCTTCGAGGCGAATCTCGAGGATCCCGCCTTCGACCTGCCGCGTGATTACGATGCCGCGGTGCTCCTGCACGTGCTCGAGCATTTGTTCGAGCCGGAGGCGGTGCTCGCGAAGATTGCCAGGCGCATCCGCCCGGGCGGCGTCCTCATCGGAGGATTCCCGGTGCTTCCGGACTTCCTCGTCGCGACGCGGCAGGCCTCCGTCCGGAAGACCGCCGGCCCGATGGGCCACGTGAGCGTGTTTTCGCCCGAGCGCGTCCGCAAGATGGGCGAGGCGGCCGGCTGCACGACGGAATTCGTCAGCGGCGCGTTTCTCATGCGCAGCAAGGGCAGCTCGCTGGAAAATTCCGCGGCGTGGATGCGATTCAACCTCCGCTGGGGGGGAGCGTTCCCGTGGTGGCCCGGCGAAATTTACTGGCTCATGCGCAAGCGTTGA
- a CDS encoding dodecin, with protein MRFPCMDHIYKKIELVGSSSEGIEKAVENALARAATSIRNLRWFEIVETRGHIEDGRIAHWQVTIKAGFTLDACDA; from the coding sequence ATGCGATTCCCCTGCATGGATCACATCTACAAAAAAATCGAATTGGTCGGCAGTTCTTCCGAGGGCATCGAGAAGGCCGTCGAAAATGCCCTCGCCCGCGCGGCGACCTCGATCCGCAACCTGCGCTGGTTCGAGATCGTCGAGACCCGCGGCCACATCGAGGATGGCCGGATCGCGCACTGGCAGGTGACGATCAAAGCCGGCTTCACGCTCGACGCGTGCGACGCGTGA
- a CDS encoding DUF5069 domain-containing protein, with the protein MKVPCSPYARIEGIVYFRRMLEKIRLNDAGELREDLRPNLGISFDDRCCKFLQVDYADVVARVREGLDDAAVLEWCFSQGFRPTEEQVEVWSDFMRKRGWNDEVVAKLIERKAESGFSDRDDIVVMFDYIDADEGRPTGGKAA; encoded by the coding sequence ATGAAGGTTCCCTGTTCGCCCTACGCCCGCATCGAAGGCATCGTCTATTTTCGGCGCATGCTCGAAAAAATCCGGCTGAATGATGCCGGGGAACTCCGCGAGGATCTGCGTCCCAATCTGGGCATCAGCTTCGACGATCGATGCTGCAAATTTCTGCAGGTCGACTACGCCGATGTCGTCGCCCGCGTGCGCGAGGGGCTCGACGATGCCGCCGTGCTCGAGTGGTGTTTCTCGCAGGGCTTTCGCCCGACGGAGGAGCAGGTCGAGGTCTGGAGCGATTTCATGCGCAAGCGCGGCTGGAACGACGAGGTCGTGGCGAAGCTCATCGAGCGCAAGGCGGAGAGCGGCTTCTCCGACCGCGACGACATTGTCGTGATGTTCGACTACATCGACGCGGACGAAGGTCGACCGACCGGCGGCAAGGCGGCCTGA